A genomic window from Glycine max cultivar Williams 82 chromosome 17, Glycine_max_v4.0, whole genome shotgun sequence includes:
- the LOC778113 gene encoding cyclic dof factor 3 translates to MHEIRDPAIRLFGQKIPFPEDVDKEEESAEDREQEMEEHEDEGDKDTRVENVTKEELEADPPLDAEETKISGTSPEAIVNPKTPSIEEETAKSKGGKSEKEQGDAANSQEKTLKKPDKVLPCPRCKSMDTKFCYYNNYNVNQPRYFCKACQRYWTAGGTMRNVPVGAGRRKNKNSTSHYRHITISEALQAARIDAQNGTHLPTLKGNGRVLSFGLDAHAPICDSMASLMNLGEKKALNGTRNGFHHGFEDQRLPVPCKSGENGDDSSTTSSITISSPKGENNKSTFQQQPLPQNHGFLPQVPCIPGVPWPYTWNSPVPPPALCPSGFPLPFYPATFWNCGMPGNWNVPWFSSSSPASNLKSPSSSPNSPTLGKHSRDSDMIKQDSLHKEEASTPRNGSVLVPKTLRIDDPSEAAKSSIWATLGIKNESVSGGAMFKAFQSKKGEKNHVEASPMLMANPAALSRSLNFHENS, encoded by the coding sequence gATACTAGAGTTGAAAATGTTACTAAGGAAGAGCTAGAAGCTGATCCTCCTCTAGATGCTGAAGAGACTAAGATTTCAGGCACATCCCCTGAGGCTATTGTGAACCCCAAAACACCTTCCATAGAAGAAGAAACAGCAAAATCAAAAGGTGGCAAATCAGAGAAGGAACAAGGCGATGCAGCCAACTCACAAGAGAAAACCCTGAAGAAGCCTGATAAAGTGCTACCATGCCCCCGCTGCAAAAGCATGGACACTAAATTCTGTTACTACAACAACTACAATGTCAACCAGCCGCGTTATTTCTGCAAAGCCTGTCAAAGATACTGGACTGCAGGTGGCACCATGAGGAATGTTCCTGTGGGGGCAGGACGGCGAAAGAACAAGAACTCTACCTCGCATTATCGCCACATCACTATCTCCGAGGCCCTTCAAGCAGCAAGAATTGATGCTCAAAATGGAACTCATCTTCCAACTTTGAAAGGCAATGGTAGAGTCCTCAGCTTTGGATTAGATGCACATGCACCTATTTGTGATTCCATGGCATCTCTCATGAATCTTGGAGAGAAAAAGGCTCTTAATGGCACAAGAAATGGGTTTCATCATGGCTTTGAGGATCAAAGACTCCCCGTTCCTTGCAAAAGTGGGGAAAATGGTGATGACTCTTCAACTACATCCTCCATTACAATTTCAAGTCCCAAGGGAGAAAATAACAAAAGCACCTTCCAACAACAACCATTGCCCCAAAATCATGGTTTCCTTCCTCAAGTTCCATGCATTCCTGGTGTTCCTTGGCCCTATACATGGAATTCTCCAGTTCCTCCACCTGCTTTGTGTCCTTCAGGATTTCCCCTACCATTCTATCCTGCTACATTTTGGAATTGTGGCATGCCTGGGAATTGGAATGTTCCATGGTTTTCCTCAAGTTCACCTGCTTCAAACCTCAAGTCTCCAAGCTCCAGTCCCAATTCTCCAACTTTGGGGAAGCACTCGCGGGACAGTGACATGATTAAGCAAGACTCTTTGCACAAAGAAGAAGCTTCAACGCCAAGAAACGGGAGTGTTTTGGTCCCAAAAACGTTGAGAATTGATGATCCAAGTGAGGCTGCAAAGAGTTCTATATGGGCAACTCTAGGAATTAAGAATGAGTCAGTGAGTGGGGGAGCTATGTTTAAGGCCTTCCAATCGAAGAAGGGTGAAAAGAATCATGTTGAAGCCTCTCCAATGTTGATGGCTAACCCTGCAGCTTTATCTAGATCCCTCAATTTTCATGAAAACTCCTGA
- the LOC100500174 gene encoding uncharacterized protein LOC100500174, whose product MNQMRGISGSGSSSREARRRKARSTSPVKDRSKTSSSKLTSSSSSSKRSTSPSATLLDVDDDVTSLFHDYPSPNPNPNPNPRSFPHSVKQKCWEKADKVKGRDPDRWRRDALGNTLFRKLVGCPGCLCHDYDHIIPYSKGGESTLENCQVLQATVNRSKGNRTEISKAELIQKSSYCRVSDRDMDLLELSAYGNVRRGPDSGGCRIQ is encoded by the exons ATGAACCAAATGAGAGGTATTTCTGGTTCTGGTTCGAGTAGCAGAGAAGCAAGGAGAAGAAAGGCGAGGTCGACGTCACCAGTGAAGGACCGATCCAAAACCTCTTCATCTAAGTtaacctcttcttcttcttcatccaaACGAAGCACCTCACCCTCTGCCACTCTCCTCGACGTCGATGATGACGTCACCTCACTCTTTCACGATTACCCtagccctaaccctaaccctaatccTAACCCTCGGAGCTTCCCTCACAGCGTTAAGCAGAAATGCTGGGAAAAGGCCGACAAAGTCAAAGGACGCGACCCCGATCGCTGGCGCAGGGACGCCCTCGGCAACACTCTCTTTCGCAAGCTCGTAGGTTGCCCCGGTTGTCTCTGCCATGACTACGACCACATTATTCCTTACTCTAAG GGGGGAGAAAGCACGCTGGAAAACTGTCAAGTATTACAG GCAACAGTTAATCGTTCAAAGGGTAATCGAACAGAGATCTCCAAAGCTGAACTTATCCAGAAGAGTTCTTATTGCAGGGTTTCAG ATCGTGATATGGATCTTCTGGAACTGTCGGCCTATGGCAATGTACGGCGTGGACCAGATTCTGGGGGGTGTAGAATCCAATGA